A stretch of Telopea speciosissima isolate NSW1024214 ecotype Mountain lineage chromosome 11, Tspe_v1, whole genome shotgun sequence DNA encodes these proteins:
- the LOC122645071 gene encoding uncharacterized protein LOC122645071: MEGHGNPTVYPTQPPPPNSLAAIMTMLQKISTDQQALGDRMTAMEQRQAVPLASNPLYVEEDRLQVHSEVHGTLGRDENHRGHPRRHRDHRDHSGHDKDYRDRRRRFDTQKVKLELKEYDGHGDPHKFYDWLTALDDYFDWYDLPEDQKMRLARTKLSGSAREWWRKTERDLEREGNEPTNWEDMKYDLTEKYLPRHYKAQLQDQLNSLRQGNMTVSEYMQKFDSLSSHIIKAIGVADVLDIMDCYEKALKAEDLLNTTRRFGSTAVDTRKSFPASKPTNGYNIGNNTTAGSTRTAPYTSSSSRVDKGKAPMKISDSNTCYHCNEKGHYAKDCPGIYALPLDDDDDGATYFDDLGDDLEDTRGVHVVARILSAESKSEDWRRSCIFCTRLRVGERTAQIIVDSGSCVNFVSEDLVQKANLKFEKHPMPYKVSLLNGNKLDVNKRCCVPLQAQKYSEEIWCDIIPMRMIDVLLGRPWLYDNDVALLG, encoded by the exons atggaagGACATGGCAATCCTACTGTGTACCCCACACAGCCACCCCCACCCAATTCCCTTGCTGCAATCATGACTATGCTGCAGAAGATTTCCACAGATCAACAAGCTCTTGGTGATCGAATGACAGCCATGGAACAAAGGCAAGCTGTGCCTCTTGCAAGCAACCCTCTATATGTAGAGGAGGATAGACTCCAAGTACATTCTGAAGTacatggaactctgggaagggatgaaAACCATAGAGGTCATCCCAGACGtcacagggaccacagagaCCATTCTGGACATGACAAAGACTACAGGGATCGACGCAG GAGGTTTGATACACAGAAGGTCAAACTAGAGTTGAAAGAGTATGATGGCCATGGTGATCCACATAAATTCTATGATTGGCTTACTGCCTTAGATGActattttgactggtatgactTGCCTGAAGACCAAAAGATGAGATTAGCACGTACCAAATTAAGTGGCTCTGCTCGAGAATGGTGGCGTAAAACAGAGAGGGACTTGGAACGTGAAGGTAATGAACCTACCAACTGGGAGGATATGAAGTATGATCTAACAGAGAAATACTTGCCTAGACACTACAAAGCTCAGTTGCAAGATCAGCTCAATTCCCTTCGGCAAGGGAATATGACTGTATCCGAGTACATGCAGAAGTTCGATTCTCTGTCATCCC ATATCATTAAAGCTATTGGAGTTGCGGATGTTCTAGACATCATGGACTGCTATGAGAAagcattgaaggctgaagacCTATTGAATACCACTAGACGGTTTGGTTCCACTGCTGTTGACACCAGGAAATCTTTTCCAGCATCCAAGCCAACTAATGGTTACAATATAGGTAATAACACCACTGCTGGTTCTACACGGACAGCCCCCTATACTAGCAGCTCTTCTCGTGTGGACAAGGGTAAAGCCCCAATGAAAATCAGTGATTCAAACACATGCTATCACTGCAATGAAAAGGGACATTATGCTAAGGACTGTCCA ggtatttaTGCATTACcccttgatgatgatgatgatggggctACTTATTTTGATGACTTGGGTGATGACCTTGAAGATACCCGAGGTGTGCATGTAGTAGCACGTATATTGAGTGCTGAATCTAAAAGTGAAGATTGGCGACGTAGTTGCATCTTCTGTACTCGCTTGCGAGTAGGTGAACGCACTGCCCAGATAATTGTTGACAGTGGTAGCTGCGTTAATTTTGTGTCGGAAGACCTTGTGCAGAAAGcaaatctgaaatttgaaaagcaTCCGATGCCATACAAAGTCTCCTTATTAAATGGGAATAAACTTGACGTGAACAAGAGATGTTGTGTTCCCTTACAAGCCCAAAAGTATTCagaggaaatttggtgtgatatCATTCCAATGAGAATGATTGATGTTCTACTAGGAAGACCATGGCTATATGACAATGATGTTGCTCTCCTAGGATGA